The following proteins come from a genomic window of Companilactobacillus pabuli:
- a CDS encoding VIT1/CCC1 transporter family protein — protein MPKAKKKQSLAEKINVMRASVMGANDGIISIAGIVIGVASAQSNNHAIFLSGIAGMLAGTVSMAMGEWVSVSTQSDSEKRAVEKESAALDGHYDDEFDFIRNKYQATGISNELATQATKEMMSDDPLEVAVREKYGFNPKEKTSAIAAAMASMISFPTGSILPLVSITMFPQSIKMVATVIAVMIALAITGYTAAALGGANRGKAVLRNIVSGLLTMLVTYLIGSLFAH, from the coding sequence GCTGAAAAAATAAATGTCATGCGTGCCAGTGTTATGGGTGCCAATGATGGAATTATTTCAATTGCCGGTATTGTTATCGGTGTTGCTAGTGCTCAAAGTAATAATCATGCTATTTTTCTATCAGGTATTGCCGGAATGTTAGCCGGAACCGTTTCAATGGCGATGGGTGAGTGGGTATCAGTTAGTACCCAAAGTGATTCTGAAAAAAGAGCGGTAGAAAAAGAATCAGCGGCCTTAGATGGACATTACGATGATGAATTTGATTTTATTCGTAATAAGTATCAAGCAACTGGAATTTCTAATGAGTTAGCCACTCAAGCTACTAAAGAAATGATGAGTGATGATCCACTGGAAGTAGCCGTTCGTGAAAAATACGGTTTTAATCCAAAAGAAAAGACTAGTGCAATTGCGGCAGCGATGGCCTCAATGATTTCTTTCCCAACTGGTTCAATTTTGCCACTAGTTTCCATTACAATGTTTCCTCAAAGTATTAAGATGGTCGCAACTGTTATTGCAGTTATGATTGCTCTGGCAATTACTGGTTATACAGCTGCAGCTTTAGGTGGTGCCAACCGTGGTAAAGCCGTTTTGAGAAATATCGTTTCTGGATTATTGACGATGTTAGTAACTTATTTAATTGGATCTTTATTTGCACATTAA
- a CDS encoding VIT1/CCC1 transporter family protein, whose protein sequence is MTMSKPKKQKKTMAERSNTLRAGVLGSNDGILTVVGVLFSVAVATTNTFTIFIAGLSDLLACAFSMASGEYASVSSQKDTERAAIEKERELIKTNYQDELNVVANFYVDRGVKQATADKIAKELMEQDALGTVVRVKYDLQLGHYMNPWDAAFSSLVSAASGGIFPLVAMTLLPNAIKWPGTILAVTLSVALTGFLSAKLGDGLVKTAIIRNVIVGLVTMAIHYSVGLML, encoded by the coding sequence ATGACAATGTCTAAACCAAAAAAACAAAAGAAAACAATGGCCGAACGTTCAAATACTCTTCGTGCTGGAGTTTTAGGTTCAAATGATGGTATTTTAACCGTTGTTGGTGTTTTGTTCTCAGTTGCCGTAGCAACAACTAACACCTTCACAATTTTTATTGCTGGATTATCAGATTTGCTCGCATGTGCTTTTTCAATGGCTTCTGGAGAATACGCTTCAGTTAGCTCCCAAAAAGATACCGAAAGAGCTGCAATTGAAAAAGAACGTGAACTAATCAAAACTAATTATCAAGATGAATTGAATGTTGTAGCTAATTTTTATGTCGATCGTGGTGTAAAGCAAGCTACCGCTGATAAGATTGCTAAAGAATTAATGGAACAAGATGCTTTAGGAACAGTTGTCCGTGTTAAGTACGACTTACAACTTGGACATTACATGAATCCTTGGGACGCTGCCTTTTCATCACTAGTTTCCGCTGCATCCGGTGGGATTTTCCCATTAGTAGCGATGACTCTGTTACCAAATGCTATTAAATGGCCAGGAACAATTTTAGCCGTTACTTTGTCAGTTGCTTTGACAGGATTCTTGAGTGCTAAATTAGGTGATGGCCTAGTTAAAACTGCTATTATTAGAAATGTGATTGTCGGATTAGTTACCATGGCAATTCACTATTCAGTTGGTTTAATGCTTTAA
- a CDS encoding metal-sensing transcriptional repressor, with amino-acid sequence MSQTPEEIASKKITSRLKRSRGQLDAVLRMMDDDKPCDQVLMQLSAVKSSVDKAMKLVIAQNIRKNSNCTDEKQLEELQKSLDLMLKTK; translated from the coding sequence ATGTCTCAAACACCCGAAGAAATTGCCAGCAAAAAAATAACTAGTCGTTTAAAACGTTCACGTGGTCAACTCGATGCCGTATTAAGAATGATGGACGACGATAAACCCTGTGATCAAGTTTTAATGCAGTTGTCCGCTGTTAAATCCAGTGTTGATAAAGCAATGAAGCTAGTTATTGCCCAAAATATTCGTAAGAATTCTAATTGCACCGATGAAAAACAACTTGAAGAATTGCAAAAGTCGTTGGATTTGATGCTGAAAACTAAATAA
- a CDS encoding thioredoxin family protein — protein sequence MMANITELSDKTFNDETSKGLVITDFNADWCPPCKMMNPILEKLSSKDELGDKIKFTSMNVDHNPDTPNNFGIQGIPTFIIKKDGNVVGRMVGYQPEEKFRMALEKYM from the coding sequence ATGATGGCAAATATCACTGAATTATCAGATAAGACATTCAACGATGAGACAAGTAAGGGACTAGTTATTACAGATTTTAACGCTGACTGGTGTCCTCCATGTAAGATGATGAACCCAATTTTGGAGAAGTTATCTTCTAAAGATGAATTAGGCGATAAGATCAAGTTTACTTCTATGAACGTTGATCATAATCCTGATACACCTAACAATTTCGGAATTCAAGGTATCCCAACATTTATCATCAAGAAAGATGGTAACGTTGTAGGACGTATGGTTGGTTATCAGCCAGAAGAAAAATTCCGCATGGCCTTAGAGAAGTATATGTAA
- a CDS encoding cysteine hydrolase family protein: protein MSELADALIVIDMQKALQYSYNFDGLIHSINDRISLYRQVNLPIIFIQHNDQDVVRGSELWQLSGKLDKQKEDIVVEKFHPNAFYQTNLNKVLMNHNIHTIELCGAQTEYCCNTTIVMAHGLGYKILMGHDMTTTFDNDYMIAEDTISFFENIWNQRFVTFQ, encoded by the coding sequence ATGTCAGAATTAGCTGATGCTTTAATCGTAATTGATATGCAAAAGGCTCTACAATACAGTTATAACTTCGATGGATTGATTCACAGTATCAACGATCGAATCTCTCTATATCGTCAGGTCAACTTACCTATTATTTTTATTCAACACAATGATCAAGATGTTGTCCGGGGCAGTGAATTATGGCAACTATCAGGTAAATTAGACAAACAAAAAGAAGACATTGTGGTCGAAAAATTTCATCCTAATGCCTTCTATCAAACTAATTTAAATAAAGTTTTGATGAATCACAATATCCATACGATCGAACTCTGCGGAGCTCAAACTGAATATTGTTGCAACACCACAATTGTCATGGCTCACGGTCTTGGCTACAAAATTCTAATGGGACACGACATGACGACTACTTTTGACAATGACTACATGATTGCCGAAGATACGATTTCTTTCTTTGAAAATATTTGGAATCAACGTTTCGTGACTTTCCAATAA
- a CDS encoding LCP family protein, with translation MKKLKIVSIIIGVLLLAALGAGGVFIYHTQQSLNSLNTNKKSVSSKINNGKPFSILLLGADTGTDGRVDRGNSDTMMLLTLNPKTEKTVAYSIPRDALAEMVGDKEKNVQKINAAYNIGLSKMAKSTVGSMLGVPVDYHVAINMEALEKTVDFVGGVTVTSDLKVSFDGITIPKGTHHLNGKQALTYARMRYQDPRGDYGRQIRQQQILKAVVKKLEQPKYLTKLPNLIKDLGSDISTDLTTSQIDQIILKYHSSGKTMDFNQLQGRSAWINGSSYQILPTNTMQQASDKLRNNLGLSTQTLNNTETQLNAKNKTFFENEDDTDYNTFGLDKTFYTNNTY, from the coding sequence ATGAAAAAATTAAAAATAGTTTCAATAATTATAGGTGTACTTCTATTAGCAGCATTAGGTGCAGGGGGAGTATTCATATACCATACGCAACAATCACTCAACTCTTTGAATACTAATAAGAAAAGCGTATCTAGTAAAATAAATAACGGTAAACCATTTTCTATTTTGCTTTTGGGAGCAGATACGGGGACTGATGGCCGTGTTGACCGTGGTAATTCAGATACTATGATGTTGTTGACCTTAAATCCTAAGACTGAAAAAACAGTTGCTTATTCCATTCCACGAGATGCTTTAGCTGAAATGGTCGGTGACAAAGAAAAAAACGTTCAAAAAATCAATGCCGCATATAATATTGGCCTATCAAAAATGGCCAAAAGTACTGTAGGTAGCATGTTAGGAGTTCCCGTTGACTATCACGTGGCTATCAATATGGAAGCTTTGGAAAAGACAGTTGATTTCGTTGGTGGCGTGACAGTGACAAGTGATCTGAAAGTTTCCTTTGATGGAATTACGATTCCTAAGGGTACGCATCATCTAAATGGTAAGCAAGCTTTGACTTATGCTAGAATGCGTTATCAAGATCCTCGCGGGGATTACGGTCGTCAAATTCGTCAGCAACAGATTTTAAAAGCGGTAGTAAAGAAGCTTGAACAACCTAAATATCTAACTAAATTGCCTAATTTAATCAAGGATTTGGGTAGTGATATCAGCACTGATTTGACCACTAGTCAGATAGATCAAATTATTTTGAAATATCATAGTAGTGGTAAAACTATGGACTTCAATCAACTTCAAGGACGTAGTGCTTGGATTAATGGAAGTTCTTACCAAATTTTGCCAACAAATACGATGCAGCAAGCTTCAGATAAATTACGTAATAATTTAGGCTTATCAACCCAAACTTTGAATAATACTGAAACACAATTGAATGCTAAAAATAAAACCTTCTTCGAAAATGAAGATGATACAGATTACAATACTTTTGGATTAGACAAGACTTTCTATACTAATAATACGTATTAA
- a CDS encoding GntR family transcriptional regulator, whose protein sequence is MAYKYKEVANSLRKAIQAGKYEPGENLPDQNQIAKNFNTTRITVHKALQLLMVEGMIYSKRGAGTFVRKDYVADDHSKFGKVSPIDKPFGATKTNAGKSVTSKVLELSARIPTEDEADKLLIKPTEPVYVIRRVRYVNGVVFAYENTIMPTAITTLTEDILKKSIYGHMQKEGLTIEGTHRIISADKASQIDVETGIAEKLGEPVLVINQLSYLEDGQPFEISESRFPYKTSQLTADITL, encoded by the coding sequence ATGGCTTACAAATACAAAGAAGTTGCTAATTCTTTACGCAAAGCAATTCAGGCAGGCAAATATGAACCTGGAGAAAATTTACCAGATCAAAATCAAATTGCTAAAAATTTTAATACCACTCGCATCACCGTCCACAAGGCACTCCAATTATTGATGGTTGAAGGAATGATTTATTCAAAACGTGGTGCAGGAACTTTTGTTAGAAAAGATTACGTTGCGGATGACCACAGTAAGTTTGGAAAGGTCTCTCCAATTGATAAACCCTTTGGAGCTACCAAAACCAATGCTGGAAAATCCGTAACTAGTAAAGTTTTGGAATTATCTGCTCGTATTCCCACTGAAGACGAGGCTGATAAATTACTTATCAAACCAACTGAACCAGTATACGTAATTAGACGGGTGCGTTACGTCAATGGGGTGGTTTTCGCTTATGAAAATACAATTATGCCGACTGCCATCACCACTTTGACTGAAGATATCCTCAAAAAATCAATCTACGGTCACATGCAAAAAGAAGGCCTGACAATCGAAGGAACTCACCGAATCATTTCCGCTGACAAAGCTAGCCAAATTGATGTTGAAACTGGTATTGCAGAAAAACTCGGGGAACCAGTTTTGGTCATCAATCAGCTAAGTTACCTTGAAGATGGCCAACCTTTTGAAATATCTGAGTCCCGTTTCCCTTATAAGACTAGTCAATTAACTGCTGATATAACTTTATGA